One Agrobacterium vaccinii DNA window includes the following coding sequences:
- a CDS encoding bifunctional riboflavin kinase/FAD synthetase, with the protein MTVFHRNEKKEPLPENLKGGVIAIGNFDGVHRGHRAVLDRALELAASRNVPALVLTFEPHPRTVFRPETPVFRLTPASVKARVLEAEGFNSVIEYPFDRDFSQRSAEDFVKSILVDWLGASAVVTGVDFHFGKGREGGPAYLMAAGKRHGFDVMLIDSFRDEGAEVVSSSRIRDLLAQGDVAGAAGLLGYRYTVEAEVIGGQKLGRTLGYPTANMALPPETELKPGIYAVRFRRADGSLYDGVASFGYRPTVTEDGAALLETFLFDFSGDLYGEICSVSFFGHLRDELKFDGLEALVAQIKRDEEEARALLSGVTPLGELDARLSF; encoded by the coding sequence ATGACCGTGTTTCATCGCAATGAAAAGAAGGAACCGCTGCCCGAAAACCTGAAGGGCGGCGTCATCGCCATTGGCAATTTCGACGGTGTCCATCGTGGCCACCGCGCCGTGCTGGACCGTGCGCTGGAGCTTGCCGCGTCGCGCAACGTCCCGGCTCTGGTGCTCACATTCGAGCCGCATCCGCGCACCGTGTTTCGCCCCGAGACGCCGGTCTTCCGCCTCACACCTGCGTCTGTCAAGGCGCGGGTGCTGGAAGCCGAAGGGTTCAACTCCGTCATCGAATACCCGTTTGACCGGGATTTTTCGCAGCGGTCTGCGGAAGATTTCGTCAAATCCATTCTGGTCGACTGGCTGGGTGCAAGTGCCGTCGTCACCGGCGTCGATTTCCACTTCGGCAAGGGACGCGAAGGTGGCCCGGCCTATCTGATGGCCGCCGGGAAAAGGCACGGCTTCGATGTGATGCTGATCGATTCCTTCCGCGATGAAGGGGCAGAAGTCGTCTCCTCCAGCCGCATCCGGGACTTGCTGGCGCAAGGCGATGTTGCCGGTGCCGCTGGCCTGCTGGGATATCGCTACACCGTCGAAGCGGAAGTCATCGGCGGGCAGAAGCTGGGCCGCACGCTGGGTTATCCCACCGCCAACATGGCGTTGCCACCGGAAACGGAACTGAAGCCCGGTATTTACGCGGTGCGTTTCCGCCGGGCGGATGGGAGCCTGTATGATGGCGTCGCCAGCTTCGGCTATCGCCCGACGGTGACGGAGGATGGCGCGGCCCTTCTGGAAACCTTTCTCTTCGATTTTTCCGGCGATCTCTATGGCGAGATTTGCTCGGTCTCCTTTTTCGGCCATCTGCGCGACGAGCTGAAATTCGACGGGCTGGAAGCTCTGGTCGCTCAGATCAAGCGCGACGAGGAAGAGGCGAGGGCGTTGTTGTCAGGTGTGACGCCGCTGGGAGAGTTGGACGCGAGGCTTTCCTTTTGA